A window of the Ostrea edulis chromosome 1, xbOstEdul1.1, whole genome shotgun sequence genome harbors these coding sequences:
- the LOC125660911 gene encoding leucine-rich repeats and immunoglobulin-like domains protein 3 yields the protein MLQSIKLVIFLLPLYCVTYSQQIKDLSSECQYNQTFGTMVTCNYGNKTISKLLKVSRPYLDLESWKSLSVIGNSDVTDFPLDYFTGIKNIETLSFHGTRLQSIPNIFMNLQQVYTMDLSLNEIEIVSTVNIQKLGIRHLNVSRNTIRYLEPDDLSWISSVEILDISNNKITDIPKDYFRSTRLIRKLILSFNSLRTIHEYVFSGLETSLQELYLAENQISDIHPLAFNKLLELKLLDLSGNPFNLKIDVSSIKLPQHVAHLDLHKTALTKLDFCFIQHLHDLEFINLQENDLECSCDLLWVMKHLKRHYYQSPTARPQQSETRCINADNHTETVSALEPVCRNKTKQLCSTVNPLSELLQNLKDLHYMVEIRKGKIWIHWGHLNSSLIYAYRISVKEESEEGYFYGPVTIHSSSDYFKIESSDLKNTELKVCLQIMTNETFDLYTKCAFVEDESLSSIVGILAGILFLIPCLIALTLVIYYDKKHHLRQQLKDRLLHVSESDSEDEGSNVYKQEVNDEIVSVVTENKKKTLHDGVVLNSTDLSGSVPDVSVKFITEESPSIQSDLSTVEGQKSKSAPNS from the coding sequence ATGCTCCAAAGTATAAAACTGGTGATTTTTCTGTTACCCCTGTACTGTGTGACTTATTCCCAACAAATAAAGGACCTCTCTTCAGAGTGTCAATACAACCAGACCTTCGGTACCATGGTAACATGTAACTATGGAAACAAAACCATATCCAAGTTACTAAAAGTCAGTCGGCCATACTTGGATCTGGAGTCCTGGAAGTCCCTCAGTGTCATTGGGAACTCTGACGTGACCGACTTTCCACTGGATTATTTCACAGGAATCAAAAACATAGAGACTTTAAGTTTCCATGGCACCAGGCTTCAATCTATACCTAACATATTCATGAACTTACAGCAAGTTTACACAATGGATTTGTCTCTCAATGAAATAGAAATTGTCAGTACAGTTAATATACAGAAGCTCGGTATCCGGCATCTGAATGTTTCCAGAAATACTATCAGATACTTAGAGCCAGACGATTTGTCGTGGATTTCTTCCGTGGAAATTCTcgatatttcaaacaacaagATAACAGATATTCCAAAAGATTACTTCAGATCCACAAGACTAATTAGAAAGCTGATCTTATCCTTCAACTCCCTGAGGACTATCCACGAATATGTTTTTTCTGGGTTAGAAACTTCTTTACAAGAACTGTATCTTGCTGAGAACCAGATTTCTGACATTCATCCACTGGCATTTAATAAGCTACTGGAACTGAAACTGTTGGATTTATCTGGTAATCCATTCAACCTAAAAATAGATGTCAGTTCAATAAAACTTCCACAGCACGTAGCACACCTCGATCTTCACAAGACAGCTCTTACAAAACTGGATTTTTGCTTCATCCAACATCTTCATGACTTAGAATTTATCAACCTCCAAGAAAACGACCTTGAATGTTCTTGTGACCTTCTCTGGGTCATGAAACATTTGAAACGCCATTATTATCAATCCCCGACAGCTCGACCTCAACAGTCCGAGACTAGGTGCATAAACGCGGATAACCATACAGAAACTGTGTCCGCTTTAGAACCAGTCTGTAGAAATAAAACAAAGCAGCTATGTTCAACAGTAAACCCACTCTCAGAGCTTTTACAAAACCTCAAAGATCTCCATTACATGGTAGAAATCAGAAAAGGGAAAATCTGGATCCACTGGGGACATTTAAATTCTTCCCTGATCTATGCTTACCGAATATCAGTGAAGGAGGAGAGCGAAGAGGGGTACTTCTACGGCCCCGTCACAATTCATTCCAGTTCTGACTATTTCAAAATAGAAAGTTCTGACCTCAAAAACACAGAACTCAAAGTATGCCTGCAGATAATGACTAACGAGACTTTTGATTTGTACACAAAATGTGCATTTGTTGAGGATGAATCTCTAAGCAGCATTGTGGGAATTCTGGCAGGAATTCTTTTTCTCATCCCGTGTCTCATCGCCTTAACCCTAGTCATTTACTACGACAAAAAACATCACCTCAGACAGCAATTAAAGGACAGACTTCTGCATGTTTCAGAATCGGATTCTGAAGATGAAGGAAGTAATGTGTATAAACAAGAAGTGAATGATGAAATCGTCAGCGTGGTCACCGAAAATAAGAAAAAGACCCTTCATGATGGAGTTGTCTTAAATTCTACCGATTTATCTGGCTCCGTCCCCGATGTATCAGTCAAATTCATTACCGAGGAAAGCCCCTCCATACAAAGTGACTTATCAACTGTGGAGGGACAAAAGTCCAAAAGTGCACCAAACTCATAA